A stretch of the Longimicrobium sp. genome encodes the following:
- a CDS encoding PBP1A family penicillin-binding protein has translation MPLRRKLLIGLGIFAALGLGAFGWLWFAPCGFGGCAPVGDLEKYQAEGSQLFDMNGKSMGTLASVNRRIVPLDSMPKYMPLAVLSVEDRRFYSHGGVDWKRFLGALFRNVRAGGVEEGGSTITMQLARNLFPDQLNYREQSLRRKVLEVRISRQIEGAFSKDKILELYLNHVYMGEGAYGVDAAARVYFGKPASRLTLAEAALIGGLPQSPSRINPRESRERAKKRRDLVLREMAKGGHITPAQAAEAQASPIRLARRPPSSQRGSYFQERVRRELEERVPAELFTAGLRIYTTLDPVAQRAAEEEMARQADAIEAGRFGAYRHPTYPEAKGETDEGATAYLQGFAVVMEAETGAVRALVSGRDYDDSKFDRVYQGMRQPGSAFKPFVYLAALEQSVAPTTRFDDSPLKLALSGGGTWEPKNYTGRYDGPITVRDALARSKNTVTVRIAQQVGMADVIRRAREMGITTDIPNVPSTALGSAEVRPIQLVSAYAALANGGNVTDPYVIQRIEDSKGEVLYEAAPRRERAVDPAAAFVLTSMLRDVVDRGTGTPVRGAGFRGPAAGKTGTTNGATDIWFVGYTPDLVGAVWFGLDRPATIVKGASGGTIAAPVWGRMMSRIYANRKMPPAWSPPRGVLTETVDRATGFAVDPSCPARGETYTEYFVNSRPPRPVCDPGAYSGMAMDTAWMDEEVGAYAYDLPAGSYDPDTVGVGDLRDKGIDWPELEARRRAGDSVATPLPGTVGTPLPRTTTPRTTTPRPSTPPAPRPERPRETPPPPPSEPRPEPPVPTEPTPPPPTPPDTTGSGTGTGTGTKRG, from the coding sequence ATGCCCCTGCGACGAAAGCTGTTGATCGGCCTTGGAATTTTCGCCGCGCTGGGGCTGGGCGCCTTCGGGTGGCTGTGGTTCGCCCCCTGCGGCTTCGGCGGATGCGCCCCGGTGGGCGACCTGGAAAAGTACCAGGCCGAGGGTTCGCAGCTGTTCGACATGAACGGCAAGTCCATGGGCACGCTGGCCAGCGTCAACCGCCGCATCGTGCCGCTGGATTCCATGCCCAAGTACATGCCCCTGGCGGTTCTCTCGGTGGAGGACCGCCGTTTCTACAGCCACGGCGGGGTAGACTGGAAGCGCTTCCTGGGCGCGCTGTTCCGCAACGTGCGGGCGGGCGGGGTGGAGGAGGGCGGCAGCACCATCACCATGCAGCTGGCCCGCAACCTCTTTCCCGACCAGCTGAACTACCGCGAGCAGTCCCTGCGCCGCAAGGTGCTGGAGGTGCGCATCTCCCGGCAGATCGAGGGGGCGTTCAGCAAGGACAAGATCCTGGAGCTGTACCTGAACCACGTGTACATGGGCGAGGGCGCGTACGGGGTAGATGCGGCCGCGCGCGTGTACTTCGGCAAGCCGGCCAGCCGGCTGACGCTGGCCGAGGCGGCGCTCATCGGCGGGCTTCCGCAGTCGCCCTCGCGCATCAACCCGCGCGAAAGCCGCGAGCGCGCCAAGAAGCGCCGCGACCTGGTGCTGCGCGAGATGGCCAAGGGCGGGCACATCACCCCCGCGCAGGCCGCCGAGGCGCAGGCGTCGCCCATTCGCCTGGCCCGCCGCCCGCCTTCGTCGCAGCGCGGCTCGTACTTCCAGGAGCGGGTGCGCCGCGAGCTGGAGGAGCGCGTCCCCGCAGAGCTGTTCACCGCCGGGCTCCGCATCTACACCACCCTGGACCCGGTGGCCCAGCGCGCGGCTGAGGAAGAGATGGCGCGCCAGGCCGACGCCATCGAGGCGGGGCGATTCGGCGCGTACCGGCACCCCACCTATCCGGAGGCCAAGGGCGAGACCGACGAGGGCGCCACGGCGTACCTGCAGGGCTTCGCGGTGGTGATGGAGGCCGAGACGGGGGCCGTGCGCGCGCTGGTCAGCGGGCGCGACTACGACGACAGCAAGTTCGACCGCGTGTACCAGGGAATGCGCCAGCCCGGCTCGGCCTTCAAGCCGTTCGTGTACCTGGCGGCGCTGGAGCAGAGCGTAGCCCCCACCACGCGCTTCGACGACTCGCCGCTGAAGCTGGCCCTGTCCGGGGGCGGAACCTGGGAGCCCAAGAACTACACGGGCCGCTACGACGGACCCATCACCGTGCGCGACGCGCTGGCGCGCTCCAAGAACACGGTGACGGTGCGCATCGCGCAGCAGGTGGGGATGGCCGACGTCATCCGCCGGGCCAGGGAGATGGGCATCACCACCGACATCCCCAACGTTCCGTCGACGGCGCTGGGCTCGGCCGAGGTGCGGCCCATCCAGCTGGTGTCGGCCTACGCGGCGCTGGCCAACGGCGGCAACGTGACCGACCCGTACGTCATCCAGCGCATCGAGGACAGCAAGGGCGAGGTGCTGTACGAGGCCGCGCCCCGGCGCGAGCGGGCGGTGGACCCGGCCGCGGCGTTCGTGCTCACCAGCATGCTGCGCGACGTGGTGGACCGCGGCACCGGCACCCCGGTGCGCGGAGCGGGCTTCCGCGGCCCGGCAGCCGGGAAGACGGGGACGACCAACGGCGCGACGGACATCTGGTTCGTCGGCTACACGCCCGACCTCGTCGGCGCGGTGTGGTTCGGGCTGGACCGGCCGGCCACCATCGTCAAGGGCGCGTCGGGCGGCACCATCGCGGCGCCGGTGTGGGGGCGCATGATGTCGCGCATCTACGCCAACCGGAAGATGCCCCCGGCGTGGAGCCCGCCCCGCGGCGTGCTCACCGAAACGGTGGACCGGGCGACGGGCTTCGCGGTGGACCCGTCGTGCCCGGCGCGGGGGGAGACGTACACGGAGTACTTCGTGAACTCGCGCCCGCCGCGTCCCGTGTGCGACCCCGGCGCGTACAGCGGGATGGCGATGGACACGGCGTGGATGGACGAAGAGGTGGGCGCCTACGCCTACGACCTTCCCGCCGGGTCGTACGATCCCGACACGGTGGGCGTGGGCGACCTGCGCGACAAGGGGATCGACTGGCCGGAGCTGGAGGCCCGCCGCCGCGCCGGCGACTCCGTGGCCACGCCGCTCCCGGGCACCGTGGGGACGCCGTTGCCGCGCACCACCACGCCGCGCACGACGACGCCAAGGCCGTCCACGCCGCCGGCGCCGCGGCCCGAGCGTCCGCGCGAAACCCCGCCCCCGCCGCCGAGCGAGCCTCGCCCGGAGCCGCCGGTCCCCACCGAGCCGACGCCTCCGCCACCGACGCCGCCCGACACCACGGGCTCGGGGACGGGGACCGGGACCGGGACGAAGCGAGGGTAG
- a CDS encoding cyanophycin synthetase family protein: protein MALPDPYSEIRLVGLRSLRGANFWSRRPITRMDVAVGAYDEIHSAEVPGFNEALIRAFPGLWEHRCSIGERGGFVTRLRRGTYAPHIAEHVGLELQGMIGHDVGYGRARGGDREGEYTVVFEHLHAEVGLRAAALALEAVQRAFAGELEGVEHMVAELQSLAESPDVPGLTQSVLCGITGGGHRTQVREQMLKRGISDEALIVDVAPSYLLNAGLPYARSEVAVILDADPTDVPERYQEEERNLQLVSTLADAVPSGGIVVVPSREWEVQDMARKAGCRVAVFSTRERVPVRDTRVARSVAMVRDGRIVIEVGGELTDGGAVEEGEDVPAQVAAALAVHSLRELGMAKEQA, encoded by the coding sequence ATGGCCCTGCCCGATCCGTACAGCGAAATCCGCCTGGTGGGCCTGCGCTCGCTGCGCGGGGCCAACTTCTGGTCGCGCCGCCCCATCACGCGCATGGACGTGGCGGTGGGCGCGTACGACGAAATCCACTCCGCCGAGGTTCCCGGCTTCAACGAGGCGCTGATCCGCGCCTTTCCCGGGCTGTGGGAGCATCGGTGCAGCATCGGCGAGCGCGGCGGCTTCGTCACGCGGCTGCGGCGGGGCACGTACGCGCCCCACATCGCCGAGCACGTGGGACTGGAGCTGCAGGGGATGATCGGGCACGACGTTGGCTACGGCCGCGCGCGCGGCGGTGACCGCGAGGGCGAGTACACCGTCGTCTTCGAGCACCTTCACGCCGAGGTGGGGCTTCGCGCCGCGGCGCTGGCGCTGGAGGCGGTGCAGCGCGCCTTCGCGGGCGAGCTGGAAGGCGTGGAGCACATGGTGGCCGAGCTGCAGTCGCTGGCCGAGTCGCCCGACGTGCCCGGGCTCACCCAGTCGGTGCTCTGCGGCATTACCGGCGGCGGGCACCGCACGCAGGTGCGCGAGCAGATGCTGAAGCGCGGCATCAGCGACGAGGCGCTGATCGTGGACGTGGCTCCATCGTACCTGCTGAACGCGGGGCTGCCGTACGCGCGCAGCGAGGTGGCCGTCATCCTGGACGCCGACCCGACCGACGTGCCCGAACGGTACCAGGAAGAGGAGCGCAACCTGCAGCTGGTGTCCACCCTGGCCGACGCCGTGCCCAGCGGCGGCATCGTGGTGGTGCCCTCGCGCGAGTGGGAGGTGCAGGACATGGCGCGCAAGGCCGGGTGCCGCGTGGCCGTGTTCTCCACCCGCGAGCGGGTGCCCGTGCGCGACACGCGGGTGGCGAGGTCGGTGGCCATGGTGCGCGACGGGCGCATCGTCATCGAGGTGGGCGGCGAGCTTACCGACGGGGGCGCGGTGGAGGAGGGGGAGGACGTGCCGGCGCAGGTAGCGGCGGCGCTGGCGGTGCATTCGCTGCGGGAACTGGGAATGGCAAAGGAACAGGCGTGA
- a CDS encoding sigma-54 interaction domain-containing protein — MSTLDVIARSESFSALWPELAALAGAQARVAASAGELGPVADAVALVLSVAGVEDEAEVVLRELAAAGAPAPLVVGAREDHRLAAALVRAGAADYFALPGDVQALRDEVGERARRRGAAEAGGRLAASQRKAFDFGRIIGRSPQLKAALDRAARIIPHGTATVLVTGETGTGKELMAQAIHYNGPRAAGAFVELNCNAIPPTLIESELFGHEKGAFTDARTAKPGLFEAADRGTLFLDEIGDLPLTLQGKLLKVLEDKQVRRVGALKARTVDVRIIAATHVDLAGAVKRGSFREDLFYRLSIIPIHLPPLRDRGEDVLLLAEHFLRTLAAQYGMPVPSLTPDLRRALLSHSWPGNVRELRNGLERAVLLSDGPIRPDDLFHRGAGGAVAGGGNGGPLPFPATLDEIEKAAAFAMLERVDGNKSAAADALGISRSRLYRLLEGTDDVSE, encoded by the coding sequence GTGAGCACCCTGGACGTCATCGCACGCAGCGAATCGTTCTCCGCCCTCTGGCCGGAGCTGGCCGCGCTCGCCGGTGCGCAGGCGCGCGTGGCCGCGTCCGCCGGTGAGCTGGGACCCGTGGCGGACGCGGTTGCGCTGGTGCTGTCGGTGGCGGGAGTGGAGGACGAGGCCGAGGTGGTGCTGCGCGAGCTGGCGGCGGCGGGCGCGCCGGCCCCGCTGGTGGTGGGTGCCCGGGAGGACCACCGCCTGGCCGCCGCCCTGGTACGCGCGGGTGCCGCGGACTACTTCGCGCTCCCCGGCGACGTGCAGGCGCTGCGCGACGAAGTGGGCGAGCGGGCGCGCCGGCGCGGCGCGGCCGAGGCGGGGGGCCGGCTGGCCGCGTCGCAGCGAAAGGCGTTCGACTTCGGCCGCATCATCGGCCGGAGCCCGCAGCTGAAGGCCGCGCTGGACCGGGCCGCGCGCATCATCCCCCATGGCACCGCCACCGTGCTGGTCACCGGCGAAACCGGGACCGGCAAGGAGCTGATGGCGCAGGCCATCCACTACAACGGGCCCCGTGCGGCGGGCGCGTTCGTGGAGCTGAACTGCAACGCCATTCCGCCCACGCTGATCGAAAGCGAGCTGTTCGGCCACGAAAAGGGTGCGTTCACCGACGCGCGCACCGCAAAGCCGGGGCTGTTCGAGGCGGCGGACCGGGGCACGCTCTTCCTGGACGAGATCGGCGACCTGCCGCTGACCCTGCAGGGCAAGCTGCTGAAGGTGCTGGAAGACAAGCAGGTGCGCCGCGTGGGCGCGCTCAAGGCGCGGACGGTGGACGTGAGGATCATCGCCGCCACCCATGTGGATTTGGCCGGCGCGGTGAAGCGGGGAAGCTTTCGCGAAGACCTGTTCTACCGCCTGAGCATCATCCCCATCCACCTGCCGCCCCTGCGCGACCGCGGCGAAGACGTGCTGCTGCTGGCCGAGCACTTCCTGCGCACCCTGGCCGCCCAGTACGGAATGCCGGTGCCCTCCCTCACCCCCGACCTTCGCCGCGCCCTGCTTTCGCACTCCTGGCCCGGCAACGTGCGCGAGCTGCGCAACGGGCTGGAGCGCGCGGTGCTGCTGAGCGACGGGCCCATCCGCCCCGACGACCTGTTCCACCGCGGCGCGGGCGGGGCTGTCGCAGGTGGCGGGAACGGTGGCCCGCTTCCGTTCCCCGCGACGCTGGACGAAATCGAGAAAGCGGCGGCGTTCGCCATGCTGGAGCGGGTGGACGGCAACAAGAGCGCGGCGGCCGACGCGCTGGGCATCAGCCGGTCGCGGCTGTACCGGCTGCTGGAGGGAACGGACGATGTATCGGAATGA
- a CDS encoding tetratricopeptide repeat protein has translation MDATAPLPDSELLDRARALRAAGQWPALERLGSGLAREALLAEPELGFLYALASRVVGSTERALELAEQVERAAGQRGDRRVRAEAANLVGIAHFEAGRLAQAGEVWGGLLEAAAGWGDDEAATRASNNLGVLANVRGRRDQALVHYERALAAYQRTGNVRGLAETHHNLGISYRDLGFDREADAHFRRAIELAGQAGAEDVVAIAETERASLRARAGDGALAEAMVVRALERFERLGEPLGRADALRVRASAARAGGREDDAAAYLESALDVARQHADPLLLAEVQRDRGLLLRDTGDVEGARAALAESAGHFATLGATAESEAVAAIERGLGEA, from the coding sequence GTGGACGCCACCGCCCCCCTTCCGGATTCGGAGCTGCTGGACCGCGCCCGCGCCCTGCGCGCGGCCGGGCAGTGGCCCGCGCTGGAGCGCCTGGGCTCCGGGCTTGCGCGCGAGGCCCTGCTGGCCGAGCCGGAGCTGGGGTTTCTGTACGCGCTGGCGTCGCGGGTGGTGGGGAGCACCGAACGCGCGCTGGAGCTGGCGGAACAGGTGGAGCGCGCGGCGGGGCAGCGCGGAGACCGCCGCGTTCGGGCCGAGGCGGCCAACCTGGTGGGCATCGCGCACTTCGAGGCGGGGCGGCTGGCGCAGGCTGGGGAGGTATGGGGCGGGCTGCTGGAGGCCGCCGCCGGGTGGGGCGACGACGAGGCGGCGACCCGGGCCAGCAACAACCTGGGCGTGCTGGCCAACGTGCGCGGACGGCGCGACCAGGCGCTGGTGCATTATGAGCGCGCCCTGGCGGCGTACCAGCGAACCGGCAACGTGCGCGGCTTGGCCGAAACGCACCACAACCTGGGGATCAGCTACCGCGACCTGGGCTTCGACCGCGAGGCCGACGCGCACTTCCGCCGCGCGATCGAGCTGGCGGGGCAGGCGGGGGCCGAGGACGTGGTGGCCATCGCCGAGACGGAGCGCGCATCCTTGCGGGCGCGCGCGGGCGACGGCGCGCTGGCCGAGGCGATGGTGGTGCGGGCGCTGGAGCGCTTCGAGCGCCTGGGCGAGCCGCTGGGCCGCGCCGACGCGCTGCGCGTGCGTGCCTCCGCCGCCCGCGCGGGGGGCCGCGAAGACGATGCGGCCGCGTACCTGGAGTCGGCCCTCGACGTTGCCCGCCAGCACGCGGACCCGCTGCTGCTTGCGGAGGTGCAGCGCGACCGCGGGCTGCTCCTGCGCGACACCGGCGACGTGGAAGGGGCGCGCGCGGCGCTGGCGGAATCCGCCGGCCACTTCGCCACCCTGGGTGCCACCGCGGAGTCCGAGGCGGTGGCGGCCATCGAGCGGGGATTGGGCGAGGCGTAG
- a CDS encoding plastocyanin/azurin family copper-binding protein produces the protein MTTNIRFIGSLALVLAFGAAAACGGDGPPTQPQTGTVAGKVSNGAAGLAGVSVSIAGGGSATTDAGGNFSISGVATGAHSVAIVMPAGFITTNAGEGASKGVTVSGGQTATVNFALTRGVLVSATSNVFTPQVVTVPPGATVRWVGVTGTHTVTPTNPGQPGAWASANLPAGAVFEHTFGTTGTFDYLCIPHQAMGMTGTVTVGG, from the coding sequence ATGACCACGAACATTCGTTTCATCGGCTCGCTGGCCCTGGTGCTGGCGTTTGGTGCCGCCGCCGCGTGCGGCGGCGATGGCCCGCCCACCCAGCCGCAGACGGGCACCGTTGCGGGCAAGGTGTCGAACGGGGCCGCGGGGCTGGCCGGCGTCAGCGTCAGCATCGCGGGCGGGGGAAGCGCCACGACCGATGCCGGGGGCAACTTCTCCATCAGCGGCGTGGCCACCGGCGCGCACTCGGTGGCCATCGTCATGCCCGCGGGCTTCATCACCACGAACGCCGGGGAGGGCGCCAGCAAGGGGGTGACGGTGAGCGGGGGGCAGACCGCCACGGTGAACTTCGCGCTCACGCGGGGCGTCCTGGTCTCGGCCACCAGCAACGTCTTCACGCCGCAGGTGGTCACCGTACCCCCCGGCGCCACCGTGCGCTGGGTGGGCGTGACGGGCACCCACACCGTCACCCCCACCAACCCGGGACAGCCCGGCGCCTGGGCGTCGGCCAACCTGCCCGCCGGTGCCGTCTTCGAGCATACCTTCGGCACCACGGGAACCTTCGATTACCTGTGCATCCCGCACCAGGCCATGGGGATGACGGGCACGGTCACCGTCGGCGGCTGA
- a CDS encoding cyanophycinase — translation MIAELNAPNGDSPTRRRTDRHAGKLVLIGGACEPDGAALAAFLEVCGGRDGGKIVGLTTASADPEGSARSWLDAFRTAGATNVEIPILDRRDRAQDRRIVSMIEQADGIFLGGGDQVHLVATVGGSRVDRAIREAYARGATVCGTSAGAAALTETILAGGEPDEYGQMQAVHLGPGFGLLGFRAMIDTHFTQRRRLQRLFMVIAQNPELLGLGIDEDTAMVVEGHLGKVVGRGSVTFVDGRGVRFDNADECMEGHPLTLSYLRVGIVGAGYTLNLRERELEVLLQARRDEARGAGELQVLRSDDGDPADARAGGEQRAADDLAEAANRG, via the coding sequence GTGATCGCGGAACTGAACGCACCCAACGGCGATTCTCCCACACGGCGGCGGACGGACCGGCACGCAGGCAAGCTGGTGCTGATCGGCGGGGCGTGCGAGCCCGACGGCGCCGCGCTGGCCGCCTTCCTGGAGGTGTGCGGGGGGCGCGACGGGGGCAAGATCGTGGGATTGACCACGGCGTCGGCGGACCCGGAGGGTTCGGCGCGCTCCTGGCTGGATGCGTTCCGGACGGCGGGCGCCACCAACGTCGAGATCCCCATCCTGGACCGCCGCGACCGTGCGCAGGACCGGCGCATCGTGTCGATGATCGAGCAGGCCGACGGCATCTTCCTGGGCGGCGGCGACCAGGTGCACCTGGTCGCCACGGTGGGCGGCTCGCGCGTGGACCGTGCCATCCGCGAGGCCTACGCGCGCGGCGCCACGGTGTGCGGCACCAGCGCGGGCGCGGCGGCGCTCACCGAGACCATCCTGGCCGGCGGCGAGCCCGACGAGTACGGGCAGATGCAGGCCGTGCACCTGGGCCCCGGCTTCGGGCTGCTGGGCTTTCGCGCGATGATCGACACGCACTTCACCCAGCGGCGGCGGCTTCAGCGGCTGTTCATGGTGATCGCGCAGAACCCCGAGCTGCTGGGGCTGGGCATCGACGAAGACACCGCGATGGTGGTGGAGGGACACCTGGGAAAGGTGGTGGGCCGTGGATCGGTAACCTTCGTGGACGGGCGCGGGGTGCGCTTCGACAACGCCGACGAGTGCATGGAGGGGCACCCGCTGACGCTCAGCTACCTGCGCGTGGGCATCGTGGGCGCGGGCTACACGCTGAACCTGCGCGAGCGCGAGCTCGAGGTGCTGCTGCAGGCGCGCCGCGACGAGGCACGCGGCGCAGGCGAGCTGCAGGTGCTGCGCAGCGACGACGGCGACCCTGCCGACGCGCGGGCGGGCGGCGAGCAGCGCGCGGCCGACGACCTGGCCGAGGCGGCCAACCGGGGGTGA
- a CDS encoding peptide chain release factor 3, translated as MSRLSEEVRRRRTFAIISHPDAGKTTLTEKLLLYGGAIHLAGSVKARRAARHATSDWMQMEQERGISVTSSVLQFEYGGKSINLLDTPGHQDFSEDTYRTLMAADSAVMLLDNRKGVEEQTRKLFEVCRLRRTPVFTFVNKCDRPGAPTLQLIDDVERELGMKCYPMMWPILDGDRFLGVYDRPSERVYLFQRGEDHGSSRVTAQEGTLDDEHILAALPDASINQLLEDLELLEMAGAEFSPEAFLAGDVSPVFFGSALTNFGLEPFLKRFLELAPAPGPRESSTGTIDPEKPEFTGFVFKIQANMDPKHRDRIAFVRVCSGRFEAGMQVKHVRTGKPIRLASPTQFMARERTLIDEAWPGDVIGIHDRGNLRIGDTLSADGTLEFGGIPRFSPEHFARIVIGDPMKRKQLDTGLQQLSEEGAAQVFYAESLTGPAPIVGAVGQLQFDVLLHRLEHEYNVRARLERMSFVAARWVDAPKAEIDRLAAGHGRMLVYDAKQKPLVLFDSEWTMRTTIDREKAIAFYDVAP; from the coding sequence ATGAGCAGGTTGAGCGAAGAGGTCCGCCGCCGGCGGACCTTTGCCATTATCAGCCACCCCGACGCGGGCAAGACCACCCTCACGGAAAAGCTCCTGCTGTACGGCGGGGCCATCCACCTGGCGGGGAGCGTCAAGGCGCGCCGCGCGGCCCGGCACGCCACCTCCGACTGGATGCAGATGGAGCAGGAGCGCGGCATTTCCGTGACCTCCAGCGTCCTGCAGTTCGAGTACGGCGGCAAGTCCATCAACCTGCTCGACACCCCCGGCCACCAGGACTTCTCCGAAGACACCTACCGCACGCTGATGGCGGCCGACAGCGCGGTGATGCTGCTGGACAACCGCAAGGGCGTCGAGGAGCAGACGCGCAAGCTGTTCGAGGTGTGCCGGCTGCGGCGCACCCCCGTGTTCACCTTCGTGAACAAGTGCGACCGGCCGGGCGCGCCCACGCTGCAGCTGATCGACGACGTGGAGCGCGAGCTGGGGATGAAGTGCTACCCGATGATGTGGCCCATCCTGGACGGCGACCGCTTCCTGGGCGTGTACGACCGCCCGTCGGAGCGGGTGTACCTGTTCCAGCGGGGCGAGGACCACGGCTCGTCGCGGGTGACGGCGCAGGAAGGCACGCTGGACGACGAGCACATCCTGGCGGCGCTCCCCGACGCGTCCATCAACCAGCTGCTGGAAGACCTGGAGCTGCTGGAGATGGCGGGGGCGGAGTTCAGCCCCGAGGCGTTCCTGGCGGGCGACGTGTCGCCGGTGTTCTTCGGCAGCGCGCTCACCAACTTTGGGCTGGAGCCGTTCCTGAAGCGCTTCCTGGAGCTGGCGCCGGCGCCGGGCCCTCGCGAGTCGAGCACGGGCACGATCGATCCGGAGAAGCCGGAGTTCACGGGGTTCGTATTCAAGATCCAGGCGAACATGGACCCCAAGCACCGCGACCGCATCGCCTTCGTGCGGGTGTGCTCCGGCCGGTTCGAGGCAGGGATGCAGGTGAAGCACGTGCGCACCGGCAAGCCCATTCGCCTGGCCAGCCCCACGCAGTTCATGGCGCGCGAGCGCACGCTGATCGACGAGGCGTGGCCGGGCGACGTCATCGGCATTCACGACCGCGGCAACCTGCGCATCGGCGACACCCTCTCGGCCGACGGAACGCTGGAGTTCGGGGGCATCCCGCGGTTCTCGCCCGAGCACTTCGCGCGGATCGTCATTGGCGACCCCATGAAGCGCAAGCAGCTGGACACGGGGCTGCAGCAGCTTTCGGAAGAGGGCGCGGCGCAGGTGTTCTACGCCGAGTCGCTCACCGGCCCGGCGCCCATCGTGGGCGCGGTGGGGCAGCTCCAGTTCGACGTGCTGCTGCACCGGCTGGAGCACGAGTACAACGTGCGGGCTCGGCTGGAGCGCATGTCGTTCGTGGCGGCGCGGTGGGTGGATGCGCCCAAGGCCGAGATCGACCGCCTTGCCGCCGGCCACGGCCGCATGCTGGTGTACGACGCCAAGCAGAAGCCGCTGGTCCTGTTCGACAGCGAGTGGACCATGCGCACCACCATCGACCGCGAAAAGGCGATCGCGTTCTACGACGTGGCTCCCTGA
- a CDS encoding DUF4383 domain-containing protein, with protein sequence MRTLTQRGAMIFGVAFVLFAVMGFLLPGGMGMESHPDPAPDLLGMFPVNLLHNLVHLAFGVWGLLAARSLSASRGYHRGAAVIYVVLALLGFVAPTGFGLVPLGGLDPALHLVLAAGLGYFGVVHREAGARV encoded by the coding sequence ATGAGAACGCTGACCCAACGTGGCGCGATGATCTTTGGTGTGGCATTCGTGCTGTTCGCGGTGATGGGATTCCTTCTTCCCGGCGGGATGGGGATGGAGTCGCACCCCGATCCCGCCCCGGACCTGCTGGGGATGTTTCCCGTGAACCTGCTGCACAACCTGGTGCACCTGGCGTTCGGCGTGTGGGGGCTGCTGGCCGCGCGGTCGCTTTCGGCGTCCCGGGGCTATCACAGGGGCGCGGCCGTCATCTACGTGGTGCTGGCCCTCCTGGGGTTCGTGGCGCCGACGGGGTTCGGGCTGGTGCCGCTGGGCGGGCTGGACCCGGCGCTGCACCTGGTGCTGGCAGCCGGGCTGGGCTACTTCGGCGTCGTGCACCGTGAGGCGGGTGCCCGCGTGTGA